The Coregonus clupeaformis isolate EN_2021a unplaced genomic scaffold, ASM2061545v1 scaf0029, whole genome shotgun sequence genome has a segment encoding these proteins:
- the LOC121568151 gene encoding extensin-like, with protein MESEDELDVVAGAVMTVEKKLSVEGSSVARKPTTTHPPQPTTDPPQPTTTHPPQPTTHPPQPTTHPPQPTTTHPPQPTTTHPPQPTTHPPQPTTHPPQPTTTHPPQPTTTHPPQPPTHPPQPTTHPPQPTTTHPPQATTTHPPQPTTTHPPQPTTHPSQPTTHPPQPTTHPPQPTTMHAPSPAHHHARTLPKPPPRTHPPQPTTHPPQPTTTHPPQPTTTHPPQPTTHPPQPTTTHPPQPTTHPPQPTTAHPPQPTTTQTPQPTTHPPQPTTTHPPQPTMHPPQPTTTHPPQPTTHPPQPTNTHSPQPTTHPPQPTTTHPPQPTTTHPPQPITTQPPQPTTHLPQPTTTHARTLPSPTPRTLPSPPRTLPSPPPRTLPSPPPRTLPSPPRTLPSPPHTLPSPPPRTLPSPPPRTLPSPPPRTLPSPPPRTLPSPPPRTLPSPPRTLPSPPRTLPSPPPRTSPSPPRTLPSPPPRTLPSPPRTLPSPSRTLPSPPRTLPSPPRTLPSPPRTLPSPPPRTLPSPPQLLPILIKSPS; from the coding sequence CCCACCACCACGCACCCTCCCCAGCCCACCACGGACCCTCCCCAGCCCACCACCACGCACCCTCCCCAGCCCACCACGCACCCTCCCCAGCCCACCACGCACCCTCCCCAGCCCACCACCACGCACCCTCCCCAGCCCACCACCACGCACCCTCCCCAGCCCACCACGCACCCTCCCCAGCCCACCACACACCCTCCCCAGCCCACCACCACACACCCTCCCCAGCCCACCACCACGCACCCTCCCCAGCCCCCCACGCACCCTCCCCAGCCCACCACGCACCCTCCCCAGCCCACCACCACGCACCCTCCCCAGGCCACCACCACGCACCCTCCCCAGCCCACCACCACGCACCCTCCCCAGCCCACAACGCACCCTTCCCAGCCCACCACGCACCCTCCCCAGCCCACCACGCACCCTCCCCAGCCCACCACCATGCACGCACCCTCCCCAGCCCACCACCATGCACGCACCCTCCCCAAACCACCACCACGCACGCACCCTCCCCAGCCCACCACGCACCCTCCCCAGCCCACCACCACGCACCCTCCCCAGCCCACCACCACACACCCTCCACAGCCCACCACGCACCCTCCCCAGCCCACCACCACGCACCCTCCCCAGCCCACCACGCACCCTCCCCAGCCCACCACCGCGCACCCTCCCCAGCCCACCACCACGCAAACTCCCCAGCCCACCACGCACCCTCCCCAGCCCACCACCACGCACCCTCCCCAGCCCACCATGCACCCTCCCCAGCCCACCACCACGCACCCTCCCCAGCCCACCACGCACCCACCCCAGCCCACCAACACGCACTCTCCCCAGCCCACCACGCACCCTCCCCAGCCCACCACCACGCACCCTCCCCAGCCCACCACCACGCACCCTCCCCAGCCCATCACCACGCAGCCTCCCCAGCCCACCACGCACCTTCCCCAGCCCACcaccacgcacgcacgcaccctCCCCAGCCCAACACCACGCACCCTCCCCAGCCCACCACGCACCCTCCCCAGCCCACCACCACGCACCCTCCCCAGCCCACCACCACGCACCCTCCCCAGCCCACCACGCACCCTCCCCAGCCCACCACACACCCTCCCCAGCCCACCACCACGCACCCTCCCCAGCCCACCACCACGCACCCTCCCCAGCCCACCACCACGCACCCTCCCCAGCCCACCACCACGCACCCTCCCCAGCCCACCACCACGCACCCTCCCCAGCCCACCACGCACCCTCCCCAGCCCACCACGCACCCTCCCCAGCCCACCACCACGCACCTCCCCCAGCCCACCACGCACCCTCCCCAGCCCACCACCACGCACCCTCCCCAGCCCACCACGCACCCTCCCCAGCCCATCACGCACCCTCCCCAGCCCACCACGCACCCTCCCCAGCCCACCACGCACCCTCCCCAGCCCACCACGCACCCTCCCCAGCCCACCACCACGCACCCTCCCCAGCCCACCACAGTTGCTCCCCATTCTAATTAAAAGCCCTTCTTAA